In the Palaeococcus pacificus DY20341 genome, one interval contains:
- a CDS encoding ACT domain-containing protein: MRHYEIIKIKENGRVEIPLEYAYETGLVKDAYFLVEIDTDLKEIHLERIALPGKKLVEVEFVVEDKPGVLANVSGLFGKHKVNILFNESEELNEIGLAAIVAVVDMSKSNIPLEKLEKELLSIKEVKEITLRELE; the protein is encoded by the coding sequence ATGAGGCACTACGAAATCATTAAAATTAAGGAAAATGGGAGAGTAGAAATTCCACTAGAATATGCTTATGAGACCGGTCTAGTCAAGGACGCCTATTTCTTAGTTGAGATTGACACGGACCTAAAAGAGATACACCTGGAGAGGATAGCATTACCAGGAAAGAAGCTCGTAGAGGTAGAATTTGTGGTGGAGGACAAGCCGGGTGTTTTGGCAAATGTAAGCGGCCTTTTTGGAAAGCACAAAGTGAACATACTCTTCAATGAGAGCGAAGAGCTAAATGAGATAGGGTTAGCGGCAATAGTTGCGGTTGTAGATATGAGCAAATCAAACATCCCTCTCGAAAAACTAGAAAAAGAACTCCTTAGCATAAAAGAAGTAAAAGAGATCACCTTAAGGGAGCTAGAGTAA
- a CDS encoding cation:proton antiporter, whose protein sequence is MAKMLGGAALPFDVIGYVFIIIAIARVFAEIFERLGYPGFLGEISAGLLLGVFLQELPREDLNLLAELGVFFLMMYAGLELTPEEVHIGGKKSIPIYIFTYAAMLFLTLPFTNYTILTDNLIVAAILSVASAPIVIRLTRYFGSDFLHIALSYAVISEVGALVILYLLINFELYHLSYWGLFFELLKDGAFLGIVFGINYFISIKHKIWIIRALRKLQSDEAVFGIVMILATSLALISEEIGLHFSIGAFIVGLLLHSDLMGTKQYERVHTIISGVTYGIFAPVFFAWRGINFETEFSLEVVYFFVLIYLIRVLLTMGLVWKDDIKTSLLRSTGVSSFGVLGLLVGEVGYEFGVLSQHMYALASLASIMGIFVSASIGRVINYLEGRREGWTK, encoded by the coding sequence ATGGCTAAAATGCTTGGAGGTGCAGCGTTGCCATTTGATGTCATTGGCTATGTCTTCATAATAATTGCAATTGCTAGGGTCTTTGCTGAAATCTTCGAGCGCTTAGGCTATCCTGGGTTTCTTGGAGAGATATCGGCTGGTTTATTGCTGGGTGTGTTTCTACAAGAGCTTCCCCGGGAAGATTTAAACCTTTTAGCTGAGCTTGGAGTATTTTTCCTTATGATGTATGCTGGCTTAGAGCTCACTCCTGAAGAGGTTCACATCGGCGGAAAGAAGAGTATACCTATTTACATCTTCACTTATGCGGCAATGCTATTCCTAACACTTCCCTTCACAAACTACACTATATTAACGGATAATTTGATAGTTGCCGCTATATTATCCGTAGCATCTGCCCCAATTGTGATCAGACTAACGAGGTACTTTGGTAGTGACTTCCTCCATATTGCTCTATCCTATGCGGTTATCAGTGAAGTAGGGGCTCTTGTGATACTTTACCTTTTAATAAACTTTGAGCTCTATCATTTGAGCTATTGGGGATTATTTTTTGAGCTGTTGAAAGATGGGGCATTCTTAGGAATTGTATTTGGGATTAACTACTTCATTAGCATTAAGCATAAAATCTGGATAATCAGGGCACTTAGGAAGCTTCAAAGTGATGAGGCGGTCTTTGGCATTGTAATGATTTTAGCGACATCTTTAGCGTTGATCAGTGAGGAAATTGGCTTACACTTCAGCATTGGGGCGTTTATTGTTGGTTTACTGCTGCACAGCGATTTAATGGGAACTAAGCAGTATGAAAGGGTGCACACCATAATCTCAGGTGTCACTTATGGAATATTCGCTCCAGTGTTTTTTGCTTGGAGGGGAATAAACTTTGAGACTGAATTCTCATTGGAGGTTGTTTACTTCTTCGTCCTGATATACCTTATTAGGGTTCTCCTAACGATGGGCTTAGTCTGGAAGGACGACATTAAGACGTCTCTTTTAAGGTCTACAGGGGTTTCGAGCTTTGGTGTCTTAGGCTTGCTTGTTGGAGAGGTGGGCTATGAGTTTGGTGTCCTAAGCCAGCACATGTATGCACTAGCATCCCTTGCGAGCATAATGGGAATCTTTGTCTCAGCAAGCATAGGACGCGTGATAAACTATCTTGAAGGGAGGAGAGAGGGGTGGACAAAATGA
- the pcc1 gene encoding KEOPS complex subunit Pcc1: protein MKKAPIQGMIEIEFPSEDIAKVVYESVIIEDRTVPYRRTKTKLELEGKKIRIEFTAEDNSALRGTLNSYLRWIKVAMDAVEL from the coding sequence ATGAAAAAAGCACCAATACAAGGCATGATTGAGATTGAGTTCCCGAGTGAGGATATTGCAAAAGTGGTTTATGAGAGCGTCATCATTGAGGATAGAACTGTTCCTTATAGGAGAACAAAAACGAAGCTTGAGCTTGAAGGAAAAAAGATCAGGATAGAGTTCACTGCGGAAGACAATTCTGCTTTAAGAGGGACGCTCAACTCCTATTTGCGCTGGATTAAAGTTGCGATGGATGCTGTGGAGCTTTAA
- a CDS encoding DUF4389 domain-containing protein, producing the protein MGERIEALVRLPLAILYSIILGIWGFVVEIVVIFHWFYALIFGKRSKSLADFANTYVTYQYDVNRYLYLVTNERAWPAGKELRTLEPTDLEQNVKAPQHPSQL; encoded by the coding sequence ATGGGAGAAAGGATTGAAGCACTCGTAAGATTGCCCTTAGCAATACTCTACAGCATTATCCTAGGGATATGGGGATTTGTCGTTGAGATTGTTGTTATATTCCACTGGTTTTACGCGTTGATCTTTGGAAAAAGAAGCAAAAGCCTAGCAGATTTTGCAAACACGTATGTGACATATCAATATGATGTCAACCGCTATCTCTATTTGGTCACAAATGAAAGGGCTTGGCCCGCTGGAAAAGAGTTAAGGACTCTCGAGCCAACAGATTTAGAGCAAAACGTTAAAGCTCCACAGCATCCATCGCAACTTTAA
- a CDS encoding prefoldin subunit beta, with product MQNIPPQVQQMLGQLESYQQQLQLVVQQKQKVQLDLNDAKKALEEIEKAEEGTAMYKTVGTLIVKTEKAKAVEELKEKIETLEVRLKALERQEQKINEAIKTLTQKIQSSLTGVAG from the coding sequence ATGCAAAACATTCCACCACAAGTTCAACAGATGTTGGGACAGCTTGAGAGCTACCAACAGCAGCTCCAATTGGTAGTTCAACAAAAGCAAAAGGTTCAATTGGATTTGAATGATGCTAAAAAGGCTTTAGAGGAAATTGAGAAAGCTGAAGAGGGAACAGCGATGTATAAGACTGTTGGAACGCTAATAGTCAAGACAGAGAAGGCCAAAGCGGTTGAGGAACTTAAGGAAAAAATTGAGACCCTTGAAGTTAGGCTCAAAGCCCTGGAAAGGCAGGAGCAGAAGATAAATGAAGCTATAAAGACATTGACCCAGAAGATACAAAGCTCTCTCACAGGCGTTGCTGGCTGA
- a CDS encoding DUF3194 domain-containing protein, translating to MEKRGVIHIGLPEMSEEEIIKLGDLAQDVVLSRIFSVLHKSEVKDLEITTRINKGETLDLEVEAYIEVPIFVKVDVDRLIEDALDEAYQRVEEKLREIAKKD from the coding sequence ATGGAAAAGAGGGGCGTTATACACATTGGACTTCCGGAGATGAGCGAGGAAGAGATAATAAAGCTCGGCGACTTAGCCCAAGATGTGGTTTTAAGCCGCATATTCAGTGTTCTACATAAGAGTGAAGTTAAGGATTTGGAGATTACCACGAGAATAAACAAGGGCGAGACGCTCGACCTTGAGGTTGAGGCTTACATAGAGGTGCCAATTTTTGTTAAAGTCGATGTGGATAGGCTCATTGAGGATGCCCTTGACGAGGCATACCAAAGAGTTGAGGAAAAGTTGAGGGAAATTGCAAAGAAAGATTGA
- a CDS encoding DHH family phosphoesterase — protein sequence MKGKIKLKRFLNEAKDKRYSFLLLCHHNADPDALGSAIAFSRYLESVGLEYRIGVAQSVSSYAKRLLKFADVEKNPQIEEDVVVIFDTSSAEQLEPIALPKRKEKFVIVIDHHIEKENPIKADISIMDSSRTSTAEIIWELLKYLKFYDETAARVLLAGIVTDTANFRFANAKTFKTLSEIQSTFEIPMGEIYNLVAPVSDENIDTAKRMAILKACQRMEVKKFKRYIIATSRVSAYESLACKTFLQLGADVAIVGSDKEGVRISARAREYLTKKGLHLGKLMEKVGPIIEGSGGGHSGAAGANGKKNLDKAMKFLVSEIEKFLKALS from the coding sequence ATGAAAGGCAAAATAAAGCTCAAGCGTTTTTTAAATGAAGCGAAAGATAAGAGGTACTCTTTTCTATTGCTGTGTCATCACAATGCAGATCCTGACGCATTGGGTAGTGCCATCGCTTTTTCTAGGTATTTGGAAAGCGTGGGGTTAGAGTATAGAATAGGGGTTGCTCAGAGCGTGTCTTCCTATGCTAAGCGCCTTTTGAAGTTTGCAGATGTCGAGAAAAACCCCCAAATTGAAGAAGATGTTGTGGTAATTTTTGATACGTCTTCAGCTGAGCAGTTGGAGCCGATAGCTCTTCCAAAGCGAAAGGAGAAGTTTGTAATAGTCATAGATCACCATATTGAGAAGGAAAATCCTATAAAAGCCGACATAAGTATAATGGATTCCTCAAGAACGTCCACAGCTGAAATCATTTGGGAGCTTTTGAAGTATCTAAAATTTTATGATGAAACCGCTGCTAGGGTCCTCTTGGCTGGTATAGTTACCGACACCGCAAACTTTAGATTTGCTAATGCAAAAACATTCAAAACTTTAAGTGAGATTCAGAGCACCTTTGAAATACCTATGGGAGAAATATATAATCTTGTAGCTCCAGTGAGCGATGAAAACATTGACACCGCTAAAAGGATGGCCATCCTAAAGGCCTGCCAGAGGATGGAGGTTAAAAAGTTCAAGCGCTACATAATAGCCACATCCAGAGTCTCAGCCTATGAGTCGCTGGCATGCAAAACGTTCCTTCAGCTTGGAGCAGATGTAGCTATAGTTGGTAGCGATAAAGAGGGGGTTAGGATATCTGCGAGGGCCAGGGAGTATTTGACTAAGAAAGGCCTTCACTTGGGAAAGCTTATGGAGAAAGTTGGCCCAATCATTGAGGGCTCTGGAGGCGGCCACTCAGGTGCTGCCGGTGCTAACGGTAAGAAAAATCTTGATAAGGCTATGAAGTTTTTGGTCAGTGAAATTGAGAAGTTTTTAAAGGCCTTGTCTTAG
- a CDS encoding tRNA-binding protein, translating into MWDTSKDYRLLVAEKSVELFLKTIEGAKFKGKWDKKNAVRLGKEMIPELQALRYSYLEPSALVEAPQMKALKEKAQGIIEALGGEDWYHRFLDLADRNERENVEEAIAKIRFFLNTILNLDKRLALGKINDPIIGIDIKVGEVMSVGKHPNADKLLVCNVNIGERAITVVTNDLSVKDNDRVAVALLPPANFRGITSEGMFLGAGEGVLKDVKGEVGGLPKGIPLEALNEARNLVEAFLKA; encoded by the coding sequence ATGTGGGATACGAGTAAGGACTACCGCTTACTGGTTGCCGAAAAGTCGGTAGAGCTCTTCCTCAAGACAATTGAAGGTGCTAAATTTAAAGGCAAATGGGATAAAAAGAACGCCGTGAGGCTTGGAAAGGAGATGATACCAGAGCTTCAGGCTCTTAGGTACTCCTATCTTGAGCCAAGTGCATTGGTGGAAGCTCCGCAGATGAAAGCACTCAAGGAGAAAGCTCAAGGAATAATTGAAGCCCTTGGAGGAGAGGATTGGTACCACCGCTTTTTAGATCTTGCTGATAGAAATGAACGTGAGAATGTGGAAGAAGCAATAGCTAAAATTCGCTTTTTCCTGAATACAATACTAAACCTCGACAAACGCTTAGCTCTAGGCAAGATCAACGACCCGATAATAGGCATAGACATCAAAGTCGGTGAAGTTATGAGTGTAGGAAAGCACCCCAACGCTGACAAGCTTCTTGTATGCAATGTCAACATTGGTGAGAGGGCAATTACAGTCGTTACGAATGACTTGAGCGTTAAAGACAACGATAGAGTAGCTGTAGCATTGTTGCCGCCAGCCAACTTTAGGGGCATAACAAGCGAGGGAATGTTTTTGGGGGCTGGAGAAGGCGTGTTAAAGGATGTTAAGGGCGAAGTCGGCGGACTTCCAAAGGGCATACCCTTGGAGGCCCTCAACGAGGCTAGAAATTTAGTGGAAGCCTTTTTGAAGGCGTGA
- a CDS encoding aldo/keto reductase: MRRVPIFRDLKRIGEDKVSAIGLGTWGIGGFESPDYSRDRESIEALRYGLDLGINLIDTAEFYGAGHSEELVGEAIKGYEREDIFIISKVWPTHFGYGKAKKAARASVKRLGTYIDLYLLHWPRNSFEKIKETLYALEELVDEGIIRYIGASNFDLELLKRSQEIMKRYEIVANEVKYSLKDRWVEGGLLEYMANEDMALIAYTPLEKGTLARNQCLREIGKRYNRTAAQVALNWLIWKENVIAIPKAGSKEHIRENFGAMGWRLSREDYEKCLECL; this comes from the coding sequence GTGAGAAGAGTACCAATTTTTAGAGACCTTAAGAGGATTGGTGAAGACAAAGTTTCGGCAATTGGACTTGGTACTTGGGGAATCGGGGGCTTTGAGAGCCCTGACTATTCACGAGATAGAGAGAGTATTGAAGCCCTGCGATATGGCCTCGACTTAGGGATAAACCTAATTGATACGGCCGAATTCTATGGCGCAGGTCACAGCGAAGAGCTCGTTGGTGAGGCAATAAAAGGGTATGAGCGGGAGGACATCTTCATCATAAGCAAAGTGTGGCCAACACACTTTGGCTATGGGAAAGCCAAAAAAGCTGCAAGGGCAAGCGTAAAGCGGTTGGGGACTTATATTGATTTATACCTCCTCCACTGGCCAAGAAATAGCTTTGAAAAAATAAAAGAAACACTATACGCTCTTGAAGAGCTGGTTGATGAAGGCATAATAAGGTACATAGGAGCGAGCAATTTTGATTTGGAACTGCTGAAGAGGTCTCAAGAAATCATGAAGCGGTATGAGATAGTGGCAAACGAGGTTAAGTATTCGCTCAAAGATAGGTGGGTGGAAGGAGGGCTTTTAGAGTATATGGCAAATGAGGATATGGCTTTAATCGCTTACACTCCCCTAGAAAAGGGAACACTAGCTAGAAATCAATGCTTAAGGGAAATAGGAAAGCGATACAATAGAACTGCCGCCCAGGTTGCCCTAAACTGGCTCATATGGAAGGAAAATGTGATAGCAATTCCAAAAGCCGGAAGCAAAGAGCACATAAGGGAAAACTTTGGAGCAATGGGGTGGCGGTTGAGCAGGGAGGACTACGAGAAATGCTTAGAGTGCCTTTGA
- a CDS encoding RNA ligase, giving the protein MVSSYFKGILLNLGLDEERIEVLENKGGIVEDEFEGMRYLRLKDSARSLRRGTVVFDEHNIILGFPHIKRVVQLENGIRRAFKRKPFYVEEKVDGYNVRVAKIGEKILVFTRGGFVCPFTTERIEDFITLDFFKDYPNMVLCGEMAGPESPYLVEGPPYVKEDIQFFLFDIQEKKTGRSLPVEERLKLAEEYGIPSVEVFGLYDLSRIDELHALIDRLTKEKREGIVMKSPDMKKIVKYVTPYANINDIKIGARIFFDLPHGYFMQRIKRLAFYLAERKIRGEEFDEYARALGKVLLEPFVESIWDISSGDDEIAELFTVRVKKLETAHKMVTHFERLRLKIHIDDIEVLDNGYWRITFKRVYPDATKEMRELWNGHAFVD; this is encoded by the coding sequence ATGGTGAGTTCATACTTTAAGGGCATTCTCCTCAATCTTGGCTTGGATGAGGAGCGTATTGAAGTTCTTGAAAATAAAGGGGGTATAGTAGAGGATGAGTTTGAAGGAATGAGATACCTCAGGCTTAAGGATTCTGCGAGGAGTTTGCGAAGGGGCACAGTTGTTTTTGATGAACACAACATAATTTTAGGATTTCCTCATATAAAACGGGTTGTTCAGCTTGAGAATGGCATAAGGAGGGCGTTTAAACGAAAACCCTTCTACGTCGAGGAAAAAGTTGATGGCTACAACGTTAGGGTTGCTAAAATTGGAGAAAAGATCTTGGTGTTTACGAGGGGAGGATTCGTTTGCCCCTTTACGACGGAGCGTATTGAAGACTTCATAACTTTGGATTTCTTTAAGGATTATCCTAACATGGTGTTATGCGGTGAAATGGCAGGGCCTGAAAGTCCCTATTTAGTGGAAGGCCCTCCATACGTTAAAGAGGACATTCAATTTTTCCTCTTTGACATCCAAGAGAAGAAAACAGGACGCTCTCTTCCTGTAGAGGAGCGATTAAAATTGGCCGAGGAGTATGGAATTCCGAGCGTTGAAGTCTTTGGTTTGTATGATTTAAGTAGGATAGACGAGCTTCATGCGCTCATTGATCGGCTTACCAAGGAGAAGAGAGAAGGTATAGTGATGAAGAGTCCGGACATGAAAAAAATCGTCAAATACGTTACTCCTTATGCAAACATTAATGATATCAAAATTGGCGCGAGGATTTTCTTCGATTTGCCTCACGGCTACTTCATGCAACGTATTAAGAGGCTGGCTTTTTACCTTGCCGAGAGGAAGATTAGAGGAGAAGAGTTTGATGAGTACGCTAGAGCATTGGGAAAAGTTCTCTTAGAGCCCTTTGTCGAGAGCATATGGGATATTTCGAGCGGTGACGATGAAATAGCGGAACTCTTCACTGTTCGGGTCAAAAAGCTTGAAACTGCTCATAAAATGGTGACTCACTTCGAAAGACTGCGCTTAAAAATTCACATAGACGACATAGAAGTTCTTGACAATGGTTACTGGAGGATAACATTCAAACGTGTTTATCCTGATGCAACAAAAGAGATGAGGGAACTTTGGAACGGGCATGCTTTCGTTGATTAG
- a CDS encoding RNA ligase partner protein, with product MIRFVLDTSIFVNPDVRAKFGKNPTEAMKTFLNYAEKLFGSVEFYVSPGIHREIMNFVEEEEVSPDIEIYIIKKPPNVHDIKIPAFVVYELIEDIRRRIDKGLRVAETAVRESVIDTSSVDRIIQKLRRNYRRALREGIVDSKEDFELILLAKELDATIVSADVGILTWAQKMGIKWVDAVKFKEVLDELVEKWS from the coding sequence ATGATTAGGTTTGTCCTCGATACGAGCATTTTCGTTAATCCCGACGTGAGAGCAAAGTTTGGGAAAAATCCAACAGAGGCGATGAAAACTTTCCTAAACTATGCTGAGAAGCTTTTTGGGAGCGTTGAATTCTACGTTTCTCCCGGCATTCATAGGGAGATTATGAACTTTGTTGAAGAGGAAGAAGTTTCTCCGGATATTGAGATTTATATAATCAAAAAGCCTCCAAACGTTCACGACATTAAAATCCCGGCATTTGTGGTTTACGAACTAATAGAAGACATTAGGAGGAGAATTGACAAAGGCCTTAGAGTAGCGGAAACTGCCGTTAGGGAAAGCGTAATCGATACAAGCAGTGTAGACAGAATTATCCAAAAACTAAGGCGCAACTATAGACGTGCTCTGAGAGAGGGGATAGTAGACAGCAAAGAAGACTTTGAGCTAATCCTTTTAGCCAAAGAGCTCGATGCAACGATTGTATCTGCCGATGTAGGCATTTTAACGTGGGCTCAAAAAATGGGGATTAAGTGGGTTGATGCTGTGAAGTTTAAGGAAGTTTTAGACGAGCTCGTTGAAAAATGGAGCTAA
- a CDS encoding TRAP transporter permease, with product MEEEKVSVVLEKTRTLTPTLELIIKIAAVLIGIYEILFIFNFNYTLYDLFSRLGLEIGILKTTFQSKQGQAFVLAMILIITYLLYPMRKTEKHIKKVPFYDYILTILSVISMFYIFAVYNRYAQFAEVYMHDVVFGILAIILVLEATRRVLGWVLPSVVTVFLIYGIYRVGFNWIRFTQQLYFDEGIFGIPLFVMTIYVFAFVFFGAFLLKIGVSDYITEFMISLFGARPGGPAKAAVVSSGLMGTVSGSSVANVLTTGTFTIPLMKKAGYPKEIAGAVEPVASTGGQLMPPIMGAAAFIMAEFLGVPYNKLIIAAVLPALVYYAGVYLFIDLETKRLGLKGMPRENFAPLRYFMRKLYILSPILVITVALVWGIAPHISAISSLGIAIWVSWIAKDKIEGHEMFYVGVAFLTTVLMFTGREIGKPVALILLLLAILLVALSFVSNLTKRNEKLYISLLFILFIAMTKYLGMRKEQILLMTGVLGIVFSLIVGYFSKTEEGKKMYSATYESMIDAGKTSSSVMLAAASAGLIQGVLTMTGLVTSLGYRLVDLTAGNLWLLLVLTMIFSLILGMGVPTTANYIITSLVAAPAIYNAVLGLQPYSSPVPGFATPIALLAAHFFVFYFGILADITPPVALASYAGSALAGGDFWKTALNAVKYALAGYIGPYIYFTHPEMFLITVENWTLSTALTVIYDLAATLLVMYILAIALTGWFKKNLRTEIRGVLVIVGILSATLHPIPVAVGAAIVVALKVFGDKV from the coding sequence CATGATCCTCATAATAACCTACCTCCTCTATCCAATGAGAAAAACAGAGAAACACATCAAAAAAGTGCCCTTTTACGACTACATACTCACAATTTTGAGCGTTATATCTATGTTCTACATCTTTGCTGTATACAATAGGTACGCACAGTTTGCAGAGGTTTACATGCACGATGTGGTCTTCGGAATCTTGGCAATAATCCTCGTGCTTGAGGCTACAAGAAGAGTGCTTGGATGGGTTTTGCCATCAGTTGTCACAGTGTTCTTGATTTACGGAATCTACAGAGTCGGCTTCAACTGGATACGCTTTACCCAGCAGCTCTACTTTGATGAGGGAATATTCGGAATTCCCCTATTCGTCATGACAATCTACGTCTTTGCCTTCGTGTTCTTTGGAGCATTCCTCCTCAAGATAGGCGTGAGCGATTACATCACCGAGTTCATGATATCCCTCTTCGGTGCCCGCCCAGGTGGACCCGCAAAGGCAGCTGTTGTTTCAAGTGGACTTATGGGTACGGTGAGCGGTTCGAGTGTTGCTAACGTCCTAACAACCGGAACTTTTACAATCCCTCTAATGAAAAAAGCCGGCTATCCCAAAGAGATAGCAGGAGCGGTTGAGCCCGTTGCATCAACCGGAGGCCAACTAATGCCCCCAATCATGGGTGCGGCGGCATTCATTATGGCGGAGTTTTTAGGGGTGCCCTATAACAAACTCATCATCGCTGCGGTTTTGCCCGCTTTGGTATACTATGCAGGAGTTTATCTCTTCATAGACCTTGAAACAAAGCGCTTAGGATTAAAAGGAATGCCCAGAGAAAACTTTGCACCCCTGAGGTACTTTATGAGGAAGCTCTACATACTCTCACCAATACTGGTAATCACCGTGGCCTTGGTTTGGGGTATAGCCCCTCACATATCGGCAATCTCCTCCTTAGGAATAGCAATTTGGGTGTCATGGATTGCAAAGGACAAGATAGAAGGACATGAGATGTTCTACGTTGGTGTGGCGTTCCTTACAACGGTGCTTATGTTCACTGGAAGGGAAATAGGAAAGCCCGTAGCATTAATCCTGCTCCTGCTCGCTATCCTCCTCGTTGCCCTCTCATTCGTCTCAAACTTAACGAAGAGGAACGAAAAGCTCTACATAAGCTTACTCTTCATACTTTTCATCGCAATGACAAAATATCTGGGCATGAGGAAAGAGCAGATACTCTTAATGACTGGAGTCCTAGGAATAGTCTTCTCATTAATAGTGGGCTACTTTTCAAAGACTGAGGAAGGAAAAAAGATGTATTCTGCCACATACGAATCAATGATAGACGCTGGAAAGACAAGCTCAAGTGTTATGCTCGCAGCTGCAAGCGCGGGCTTAATACAGGGAGTTCTCACAATGACAGGACTAGTGACGAGCTTAGGATACCGCTTGGTTGACCTCACAGCCGGGAACTTATGGCTTTTGCTCGTGCTAACCATGATATTCAGCCTGATACTGGGCATGGGTGTTCCAACAACGGCAAACTATATTATTACCTCCCTCGTAGCAGCTCCAGCAATATACAATGCTGTTTTAGGCTTACAGCCCTACAGCTCTCCAGTGCCAGGATTTGCAACACCTATCGCTCTCTTAGCCGCCCACTTCTTCGTGTTCTACTTTGGGATACTTGCAGATATAACACCACCTGTAGCTTTGGCCTCTTATGCAGGTTCAGCTTTAGCTGGAGGAGACTTTTGGAAGACAGCCCTAAACGCGGTTAAGTACGCCTTAGCGGGATACATAGGACCTTACATCTACTTCACACACCCAGAGATGTTCTTAATAACGGTTGAAAACTGGACATTGAGCACTGCCCTCACAGTAATCTATGACCTAGCAGCAACGCTCCTCGTGATGTACATACTTGCAATAGCACTAACCGGATGGTTCAAGAAGAATCTAAGGACAGAGATTAGGGGAGTTTTAGTTATAGTGGGCATATTATCAGCCACACTTCACCCAATACCAGTAGCAGTAGGAGCTGCAATTGTAGTTGCGCTCAAAGTCTTTGGAGATAAAGTTTGA